The Roseofilum capinflatum BLCC-M114 sequence GGTCAAGGGCGATCGCACTCCTTCCAAATATGATACAACACAACGATCGCGCTCAAGCTAAAGCCCAACCCAGCATCTAAGATAAACCCCACCAAATTGGGAATCACCAATTCAGAAATCAGAAGTGCAATCTTTTGTTGTCGTTTTTGAGAACTCATAATTATCAATTTCCTACGCTCACACTCCCGTTTTAGCTCTCTATTTTTTATAAGAAAATGCTCAGAAAATACAGAAAAATAAATCGCCCAAACTCCCCCCAACCCCCGTAGGGTGCGTTAGCGAAGCGTAACGCACCACCTCTCATAATCTCTCACAATCTAGGTTTTAGCCGCCTAACCCACCCTACACTAATGCCCTATTTTAAGTGCAGTCACGACAGTAGGATTCGTTAGCGAAGCGTAACGCACCGCATCTAATTCTCTGCTTAAAATCAACAAGAATAAGCCAAAATATAGAGGAATAAAACAAAATAAAACTCGCCAAAACCCTCTTTTCAAATGCCAACTAAACCTGCTATAGTAGGAGCAACTGTAAAGCATGGTAGGGCAAAACCATGGTCAATTCTCAACCGCAGACCTTGCAAGAACAATTCCTCTTGCACACGAAGCAACAACTTTTCACCCATAACCGCAATAGTGAAGCCCAGAAACTTTGCTTCTGGCATCGCTGGCATCCCGATAATGTGAACAAGCAACATACAACCATTAAAAGTAAGATCGACAACGACTTAAACGGTAGTTTTGCTCAGAGCAACATCAACGTTACACTTCAGCAAGTAGTCGAAAAAATCAAAAACACCTTTGGCGAACAAATGAAACTTGATGGGGTTGATCTTGAAAAATTGCAGCCCAAGAAAGCTGGTGCGCCGGATGTTTCTCCCTGGCAAATTTGTTATCATTGGCTATGGGATAAAGCCTTTCCTCGGTGGATGTTTGAGAAGTTGCAGAAACACGAAAAAGTGGTTTTAAACAACGGATGGTTAGAGTGTATGCCACTTAACGCAGAAAACATACGGCGACCCCGTGGCGCACCCCAAGAACCCCCAACTGAATTGATCGCGGATTGGGGATATCAACTCCAATTACAAGTACCCTTTCCCAGGTATTTACTATTATTAAATCAGTCAACCGATGGGACTTATTCCCTTTGTCCTTCCTTGGGGGTTTGCAAAGAGTATGAGGTATCGCAGGCAGTCGAGACTATGCCCAAAAATGCTAAGTGGCCGGGTATTTACTTTGATCCGGGAGAGGAGGAATTTTTGGCGATTGTTTTGCGCGACGGTTGGCCGTTTTCGGATTTTCCAGAGGACGAAATACCGGAGTTAACGGGAGCGCAAATGGTCGAGGTTTGGGAGACATTGCAAAGGGTGGAATGGCAAGGATTTTATCGCCGGTATACGGTGGTGAAACCCTAGTCTCGGAGAAGCCCGGTTTCTTGGAGAAACCGGGCTTCTGGCTCCCACCCATAGCGCCAGGGGTGGGGGCAGGTTTACAACATTGAGGGGTGGGGGCGAAAATCTGGGTGAAACCTGCCCCTACGGGATTATTAGAAATTAAGGGAAAGGAATAAACAGAACTTGATTTTCATCGGTAAGTAGACGCATTAGTTTCCTTTACTCTGAGAACGGGCAAGTAATCGCTCTCTTAAATGAGCTAAATTGTGGGTTTGAGTGAGTTGTTCTCTCATCTGTTGGGCTTGTTGGTGGCGTTGCTCTAGATAAAGATCGCATTCCTGGCGGTGGTTGAGATAGTAGGCAATGGTGCTGTAGATGTCTTCTAGACGGAGAACGGGGAACTGAATGGCGATTTCTTCGGGGGTTGAACCCTGGTGATAGGCAGCTAGGAGAGTGTCGAGGGTAACGCGGGTTTGCCCAATGCGGATACCTCCGGCTTCATCCCAACGGAAGGGTGGGGCAGAAGTTTTGAATTCAAGTTGGGTTGTCATGGAAGGTTTATCAGGTTATCTGGCTGTAGTCCAATGTTAACGCTGGAGGTGGGGGCAGGTTTACAACATTGAGGGTTGGGTGGCGAAAATCTGGGTGAAACCTGCCCCTACGGGATCATCCCATGGATGGGTAGGGGCGGGTTATACCCAAATCTAGGATACCTATAGATCGCTTTGCTGAACCCGCCCGGCAATAGCGCCAGGGGTGGGGGCAGGTTTACAACATTGAGGGTTGGGTGTCCAAAATCTGGGTGAAACCTGCCCCTACGGGATGATTGAATTGATTCTTTGCTAGTCATGGCGAACGGAGTGAAGCCATCTTTTCACTCTAGCGGGAGATGGAGATTGCTTCGCTCCACTGCGTTCCACTCGCAATGACGAAGAGTGGGTATGGATACAATTGTTGAAAAAGGAGGACGGAAAAATGGATGAACAACGGATACGGGAATATGTGAACCTGCTGAATGAACTGTTGCAGTGCGAGCAGGGAGAGGAGGGGCGGATTTTGCGCGAGAATCGAGGACTGGTGGATGAGGGGTTGTTGCAGGTGGGGATGAGTGCGGCGCAGGAGTTGATGGAGAATGGACAGGAACAGGTGGCGCGGTGGTTGGTGCGGTTGTTGGAGCAGGTGTTTGGGGGAGAGAGTCGGGAACAGCGCCACACTCCAGAAGACTATCGTCAGTTTATCGTGCAATTAATGCAAGCCGAGCAGACAGGGAACTCGCAACAGACGCAAGCACTGCTGGCAAGCCATCAGCATCTGCTGGATGGAGCGTTTGCGGGGATTTTTCAGATGCTGGTGAATCAAGTAATTGAAGAATACCCAGAAGAAGAAAACCCTATGGTAGGTCTGGTAGAAAATATCAGTCTTCAGATTAGTAATTTTCCTTTGGGAGATCTGCAAACGAATAAGGAGATTGCTATTGCTGGGTATCAGTGGGTATTGCAGCGCCGGGAGGATAACCCGGAACTGTGGGCGCAAACGCAAAATAATCTGGGGACTGCCTACGGAGATCTTGCCACAATTCA is a genomic window containing:
- a CDS encoding DUF433 domain-containing protein; translation: MTTQLEFKTSAPPFRWDEAGGIRIGQTRVTLDTLLAAYHQGSTPEEIAIQFPVLRLEDIYSTIAYYLNHRQECDLYLEQRHQQAQQMREQLTQTHNLAHLRERLLARSQSKGN